In a single window of the Neoarius graeffei isolate fNeoGra1 chromosome 28, fNeoGra1.pri, whole genome shotgun sequence genome:
- the LOC132875717 gene encoding uncharacterized protein LOC132875717 isoform X2, with translation MQSLLQLSTLWLKRRVYFMNTNVQLGKKYFILLTGETLKSDEHFVTRLKNEANWLEKVETVNACDFILAFCPVVSQAGTDIEAAVKKLHDTSATKPAVLVVLHHTFDPDDVAPDSSRAVNTKNIITFDCLFHEDHGLLQCKKNDDVFKCIEMQTKPWPRDPGESQANQKIPEYERASEKLDTAITQLETFAKEEVENKMESLRKAGKMNTNVQLGKKYFILLTGKTLKSDVHFVTRLKNEANWLEKVETVSACDFILAFCPAVSQAGTDIEAAVKKLHDTSATKPAVLVVLHRTFDPEYVIPDSSRAVNTKNIITFDCLFHEDQGLLQCKKNDDIFKHIKMQTKPPMQKAAINFKEWGRKIRGNEQGPSSQKQKGLMFLKGLSRSDSRNEQGPSSQVTNQQEDKTEKMQALKTNENDFSEVRLVVLGKKDSGKNSAKNTILGKQESSQAAASTAASQSTQHSESAQGEVAGRKVTVVDTPDWFFSRLSWKKLREDVEHCVQLSQPGPHAFLLVIPVKHSEEKVVDIKEELNVMEEIFGEPCFRHTMILFTITDESQKSEKSIQSGDQRFVEKYGKRFHFLNIQDSGDGSQVFELLEKIKKMVDGSSEKFYSNEIYLKTLVWMRKIKMSEMLENLDDPATEVMTNMKEEKLNMEAERNNMKTSLHELWRSVLSSRMQEEIEQKDRQRKMKRQLEEKDSHLEEKDSQLEEKDSQLEEK, from the exons ATGCAATCACTGTTACAACTGAGCACACTGTGGTTGAAAAGGAGAGTGTATTTC ATGAACACAAATGTACAGTTAGGGAAGAAGTACTTCATTCTTTTAACCGGAGAAACATTGAAGTCTGATGAACACTTCGTAACTCGGCTCAAAAATGAAGCAAACTGGCTGGAGAAGGTGGAAACAGTGAATGCGTGTGATTTCATTCTGGCTTTCTGCCCTGTCGTTTCACAAGCTGGAACTGACATTGAAGCAGCCGTGAAAAAGCTTCATGATACTTCAG CCACAAAACCTGCTGTTCTGGTGGTGCTCCATCACACGTTTGATCCAGACGATGTTGCACCAGACAGCAGCAGAGCTGTAAACACAAAGAATATAATCACCTTCGACTGTCTGTTCCATGAAGATCATGGATTACTGCAGTGCAAGAAAAATGATGACGTCTTTAAATGCATTGAAATGCAGACAAAACCATGG CCACGTGACCCAGGGGAAAGTCAGGCCAATCAGAAGATCCCTGAATACGAACGTGCTTCTG AAAAACTTGACACAGCAATTACACAATTGGAAACATTTGCAAAGGAAGAAGTTGAAAATAAAATGGAGTCACTTCGGAAGGCAG GAAAGATGAACACAAATGTACAGTTAGGGAAGAAGTACTTCATTCTTTTAACTGGAAAGACATTGAAGTCTGATGTACACTTCGTAACTCGGCTCAAAAATGAAGCAAACTGGCTGGAGAAGGTGGAAACAGTGAGTGCGTGTGATTTCATTCTGGCTTTCTGCCCTGCCGTTTCACAAGCTGGAACTGACATTGAAGCAGCCGTGAAAAAGCTTCATGATACTTCAG CCACAAAACCTGCTGTTCTGGTGGTGCTCCATCGTACGTTTGATCCAGAGTATGTCATACCAGACAGCAGCAGAGCTGTAAACACAAAGAATATAATCACCTTCGACTGTCTCTTCCATGAAGATCAGGGATTACTGCAGTGCAAGAAAAATGATGACATCTTTAAACACATTAAAATGCAGACAAAACCACCG atGCAAAAAGCAGCCATCAACTTCAAAG AATGGGGCCGTAAAATCAGGGGTAATGAACAAGGACCTTCCTCTCAG aAGCAAAAAGGATTAATGTTCTTGAAAG GATTATCCAGAAGTGACAGTAGGAATGAGCAAGGACCTTCCTCCCAG GTCACAAATCAGCAAGAAGACAAGACAGAAAAGATGCAGGCTCTGAAGACGAATGAGAATGACT TTTCTGAAGTCAGGTTGGTGGTGTTGGGGAAAAAGGACTCTGGGAAAAATTCAGCAAAAAACACCATCCTGGGCAAACAGGAGAGCAGCCAGGCTGCTGCATCTACAGCTGCATCTCAATCCACCCAGCACAGTGAGAGCGCACAGGGGGAGGTGGCTGGGAGGAAGGTGACTGTAGTCGACACTCCTGACTGGTTCTTTTCTCGACTGTCTTGGAAGAAACTAAGAGAAGATGTGGAACACTGTGTCCAACTGTCTCAGCCAGGACCTCATGCCTTCCTCCTGGTCATACCTGTAAAACATTCAGAAGAAAAAGTAGTTGATATCAAAGAGGAATTGAATGTGATGGAAGAGATTTTTGGAGAGCCCTGTTTCAGACACACCATGATACTTTTCACTATTACTGATGAAAGTCAGAAGAGTGAGAAATCAATCCAATCAGGAGACCAGAGATTTGTAGAGAAATATGGGAAAAGGTTTCACTTTCTTAACATTCAGGATAGTGGAGATGGTTCTCAGGTCTTCGAGCTGCTTGAGAAGATAAAGAAAATGGTGGATGGAAGTAGCGAGAAATTCTACAGCAATGAGATTTATCTGAAGACTCTAGTTTGGATGAGAAAGATTAAGATGAGTGAGATGCTAGAGAACCTTGATGATCCAGCAACTGAAGTGATGACAAACATGAAAGAAGAGAAGTTAAATATGGAGGCAGAGAGAAACAACATGAAGACTTCCTTGCATGAACTCTGGAGAAGTGTTTTGAGTTCTCGTATGCAAGAAGAGATTGAACAAAAGGACAGACAGAGGAAAATGAAAAGACAGCTTGAGGAAAAGGACAGTCACCTTGAGGAGAAGGACAGTCAGCTTGAGGAGAAGGACAGTCAGCTTGAGGAgaagtaa
- the LOC132875717 gene encoding uncharacterized protein LOC132875717 isoform X1, producing the protein MTTVGEDTIEIAALGRPFQLGMLYDCRKDAIVPGITLWDREQLQNNTVARPHINTEFTVTTSDTIQEKAEHLKVDGELKLSLMGGLVSVSGAARYFNDNKKSFIQERLTLHYRTNTRFEHLTMNHLAQGRMDHHYVFDHDVATHVVTAVLYGADAYFVFDREVNLSEHKNSIEGEVNIAVDKLKMLCSAGSQVALNLNDKEKAAVKKLNCTFYGDFMLPSNPTTFEEAVKVYTDLPNMLGQNGECAVPVKVWLYPLVKLDSRAAKLQKMVTRDLIRAMESVIEDLNVTAMKCGDLLQDIVAKSFSTFHNQFQDFHHFCIEYKRDFMTKLGFLLPEIRGGQSDISAVHELLEAHEKSPFNSRDLQQWITVKEKQSNRVKFLLTQLLDLGAEVNDDTDKYLLDLKVDNIVSYAFTCLQHPDCLMTKQDLYLNPSKMKRIGENPLHVDFQEKMSTSDECRCMKNNLRTFKNLITSNKSQSTKFIVQSVPPMSEYPGSCILVYENECNEPICFVPPSKPTCPNTKGVTDNSITVKLSPSCSATLERKVLYKTKEETNWKICTVHQDDEVTLTDLQQGTAYEIKCGAVGKLDYTVESDAITVTTEHTVVEKESVFRKMNTNVQLGKKYFILLTGETLKSDEHFVTRLKNEANWLEKVETVNACDFILAFCPVVSQAGTDIEAAVKKLHDTSATKPAVLVVLHHTFDPDDVAPDSSRAVNTKNIITFDCLFHEDHGLLQCKKNDDVFKCIEMQTKPWPRDPGESQANQKIPEYERASEKLDTAITQLETFAKEEVENKMESLRKAGKMNTNVQLGKKYFILLTGKTLKSDVHFVTRLKNEANWLEKVETVSACDFILAFCPAVSQAGTDIEAAVKKLHDTSATKPAVLVVLHRTFDPEYVIPDSSRAVNTKNIITFDCLFHEDQGLLQCKKNDDIFKHIKMQTKPPMQKAAINFKEWGRKIRGNEQGPSSQKQKGLMFLKGLSRSDSRNEQGPSSQVTNQQEDKTEKMQALKTNENDFSEVRLVVLGKKDSGKNSAKNTILGKQESSQAAASTAASQSTQHSESAQGEVAGRKVTVVDTPDWFFSRLSWKKLREDVEHCVQLSQPGPHAFLLVIPVKHSEEKVVDIKEELNVMEEIFGEPCFRHTMILFTITDESQKSEKSIQSGDQRFVEKYGKRFHFLNIQDSGDGSQVFELLEKIKKMVDGSSEKFYSNEIYLKTLVWMRKIKMSEMLENLDDPATEVMTNMKEEKLNMEAERNNMKTSLHELWRSVLSSRMQEEIEQKDRQRKMKRQLEEKDSHLEEKDSQLEEKDSQLEEK; encoded by the exons ATGACTACTGTGGGAGAAGATACAATAGAAATAGCAGCTCTGGGGAGACCATTTCAACTGGGAATGCTGTATGACTGCAGAAAAGATGCAATCGTACCAG GAATCACGCTTTGGGATCGAGAGCAGCTGCAGAACAATACAGTTGCTCGTCCTCATATTAATACAGAGTTCACAGTTACAACTTCAGACACAATTCAAGAAAAGGCAGAGCACCTAAAAGTTGATGGTGAACTGAAACTGAGTCTTATGGGAGGCCTTGTCTCAGTAAGTGGTGCAGCCCGATATTTCAATGACAATAAAAAGTCATTTATACAAGAGAGGTTGACGCTGCACTACAGAACAAACACCAGGTTTGAGCATCTGACTATGAACCACCTAGCACAAGGAAGAATGGATCACCATTATGTATTTGATCATGATGTTGCAACACACGTGGTTACAGCAGTGCTATACGGAGCGGATGCCTACTTTGTCTTTGATAGAGAGGTGAATTTATCTGAGCACAAAAACAGCATCGAGGGAGAAGTAAATATTGCTGTTGATAAACTGAAGATGCTTTGTTCTGCAGGTTCACAGGTAGCACTAAACCTGAATGACAAAGAGAAAGCTGCAGTGAAAAAACTGAATTGTACATTTTACGGCGATTTCATGTTGCCCTCTAATCCAACAACTTTTGAAGAAGCTGTAAAGGTTTACACTGATCTTCCAAATATGCTTGGACAGAATGGAGAATGTGCAGTTCCAGTGAAGGTGTGGCTTTATCCTCTGGTCAAGCTGGACTCAAGAGCAGCCAAACTTCAAAAAATGGTCACTAGAGATCTTATTCGAGCTATGGAATCAGTAATCGAGGATTTGAATGTCACAGCGATGAAATGTGGTGACTTGTTGCAAGACATAGTGGCAAAATCATTCAGCACATTTCACAATCAATTTCAAGATTTTCATCATTTTTGCATTGAGTACAAGCGAGATTTCATGACAAAACTAGGGTTCCTCCTGCCAGAAATCCGTGGTGGTCAATCAGATATAAGTGCCGTGCATGAACTTCTAGAAGCCCATGAGAAATCTCCTTTTAATAGCAGGGATCTTCAGCAGTGGATTACAGTGAAGGAAAAACAATCCAACCGAGTAAAATTCCTGCTAACGCAGCTCCTTGACCTTGGAGCAGAAGTGAATGATGACACAGACAAATATTTGCTGGACCTGAAGGTGGACAATATAGTTTCTTATGCTTTTACCTGTCTTCAGCACCCAGATTGCCTCATGACCAAACAAGACCTCTACCTGAACCCCTCAAAGATGAAAAGGATCGGTGAAAATCCACTTCATGTAGATTTTCAGGAAAAAATGTCAACCTCTGATGAGTGCAGGTGCATGAAGAATAATTTGAGAACTTTTAAGAACTTGATCACCTCAAATAAGAGCCAATCCACCAAATTTATTGTTCAAAGTGTGCCTCCGATGTCAGAGTATCCAGGTTCCTGCATTCTCGTGTATGAAAATGAATGTAATGAACCGATCTGTTTTGTTCCTCCATCAAAGCCAACATGTCCAAACACCAAAGGTGTCACAGATAACAGCATAACAGTAAAGTTGAGCCCCTCATGTTCTGCTACACTGGAGAGGAAAGTATTGTACAAAACGAAAGAAGAAACAAACTGGAAAATTTGCACTGTCCATCAAGATGATGAAGTTACACTGACAGATCTTCAGCAAGGCACTGCTTATGAAATAAAATGCGGAGCAGTCGGGAAACTTGACTACACAGTCGAAAGTGATGCAATCACTGTTACAACTGAGCACACTGTGGTTGAAAAGGAGAGTGTATTTC GAAAGATGAACACAAATGTACAGTTAGGGAAGAAGTACTTCATTCTTTTAACCGGAGAAACATTGAAGTCTGATGAACACTTCGTAACTCGGCTCAAAAATGAAGCAAACTGGCTGGAGAAGGTGGAAACAGTGAATGCGTGTGATTTCATTCTGGCTTTCTGCCCTGTCGTTTCACAAGCTGGAACTGACATTGAAGCAGCCGTGAAAAAGCTTCATGATACTTCAG CCACAAAACCTGCTGTTCTGGTGGTGCTCCATCACACGTTTGATCCAGACGATGTTGCACCAGACAGCAGCAGAGCTGTAAACACAAAGAATATAATCACCTTCGACTGTCTGTTCCATGAAGATCATGGATTACTGCAGTGCAAGAAAAATGATGACGTCTTTAAATGCATTGAAATGCAGACAAAACCATGG CCACGTGACCCAGGGGAAAGTCAGGCCAATCAGAAGATCCCTGAATACGAACGTGCTTCTG AAAAACTTGACACAGCAATTACACAATTGGAAACATTTGCAAAGGAAGAAGTTGAAAATAAAATGGAGTCACTTCGGAAGGCAG GAAAGATGAACACAAATGTACAGTTAGGGAAGAAGTACTTCATTCTTTTAACTGGAAAGACATTGAAGTCTGATGTACACTTCGTAACTCGGCTCAAAAATGAAGCAAACTGGCTGGAGAAGGTGGAAACAGTGAGTGCGTGTGATTTCATTCTGGCTTTCTGCCCTGCCGTTTCACAAGCTGGAACTGACATTGAAGCAGCCGTGAAAAAGCTTCATGATACTTCAG CCACAAAACCTGCTGTTCTGGTGGTGCTCCATCGTACGTTTGATCCAGAGTATGTCATACCAGACAGCAGCAGAGCTGTAAACACAAAGAATATAATCACCTTCGACTGTCTCTTCCATGAAGATCAGGGATTACTGCAGTGCAAGAAAAATGATGACATCTTTAAACACATTAAAATGCAGACAAAACCACCG atGCAAAAAGCAGCCATCAACTTCAAAG AATGGGGCCGTAAAATCAGGGGTAATGAACAAGGACCTTCCTCTCAG aAGCAAAAAGGATTAATGTTCTTGAAAG GATTATCCAGAAGTGACAGTAGGAATGAGCAAGGACCTTCCTCCCAG GTCACAAATCAGCAAGAAGACAAGACAGAAAAGATGCAGGCTCTGAAGACGAATGAGAATGACT TTTCTGAAGTCAGGTTGGTGGTGTTGGGGAAAAAGGACTCTGGGAAAAATTCAGCAAAAAACACCATCCTGGGCAAACAGGAGAGCAGCCAGGCTGCTGCATCTACAGCTGCATCTCAATCCACCCAGCACAGTGAGAGCGCACAGGGGGAGGTGGCTGGGAGGAAGGTGACTGTAGTCGACACTCCTGACTGGTTCTTTTCTCGACTGTCTTGGAAGAAACTAAGAGAAGATGTGGAACACTGTGTCCAACTGTCTCAGCCAGGACCTCATGCCTTCCTCCTGGTCATACCTGTAAAACATTCAGAAGAAAAAGTAGTTGATATCAAAGAGGAATTGAATGTGATGGAAGAGATTTTTGGAGAGCCCTGTTTCAGACACACCATGATACTTTTCACTATTACTGATGAAAGTCAGAAGAGTGAGAAATCAATCCAATCAGGAGACCAGAGATTTGTAGAGAAATATGGGAAAAGGTTTCACTTTCTTAACATTCAGGATAGTGGAGATGGTTCTCAGGTCTTCGAGCTGCTTGAGAAGATAAAGAAAATGGTGGATGGAAGTAGCGAGAAATTCTACAGCAATGAGATTTATCTGAAGACTCTAGTTTGGATGAGAAAGATTAAGATGAGTGAGATGCTAGAGAACCTTGATGATCCAGCAACTGAAGTGATGACAAACATGAAAGAAGAGAAGTTAAATATGGAGGCAGAGAGAAACAACATGAAGACTTCCTTGCATGAACTCTGGAGAAGTGTTTTGAGTTCTCGTATGCAAGAAGAGATTGAACAAAAGGACAGACAGAGGAAAATGAAAAGACAGCTTGAGGAAAAGGACAGTCACCTTGAGGAGAAGGACAGTCAGCTTGAGGAGAAGGACAGTCAGCTTGAGGAgaagtaa
- the LOC132875717 gene encoding uncharacterized protein LOC132875717 isoform X3 has protein sequence MNTNVQLGKKYFILLTGETLKSDEHFVTRLKNEANWLEKVETVNACDFILAFCPVVSQAGTDIEAAVKKLHDTSATKPAVLVVLHHTFDPDDVAPDSSRAVNTKNIITFDCLFHEDHGLLQCKKNDDVFKCIEMQTKPWPRDPGESQANQKIPEYERASEKLDTAITQLETFAKEEVENKMESLRKAGKMNTNVQLGKKYFILLTGKTLKSDVHFVTRLKNEANWLEKVETVSACDFILAFCPAVSQAGTDIEAAVKKLHDTSATKPAVLVVLHRTFDPEYVIPDSSRAVNTKNIITFDCLFHEDQGLLQCKKNDDIFKHIKMQTKPPMQKAAINFKEWGRKIRGNEQGPSSQKQKGLMFLKGLSRSDSRNEQGPSSQVTNQQEDKTEKMQALKTNENDFSEVRLVVLGKKDSGKNSAKNTILGKQESSQAAASTAASQSTQHSESAQGEVAGRKVTVVDTPDWFFSRLSWKKLREDVEHCVQLSQPGPHAFLLVIPVKHSEEKVVDIKEELNVMEEIFGEPCFRHTMILFTITDESQKSEKSIQSGDQRFVEKYGKRFHFLNIQDSGDGSQVFELLEKIKKMVDGSSEKFYSNEIYLKTLVWMRKIKMSEMLENLDDPATEVMTNMKEEKLNMEAERNNMKTSLHELWRSVLSSRMQEEIEQKDRQRKMKRQLEEKDSHLEEKDSQLEEKDSQLEEK, from the exons ATGAACACAAATGTACAGTTAGGGAAGAAGTACTTCATTCTTTTAACCGGAGAAACATTGAAGTCTGATGAACACTTCGTAACTCGGCTCAAAAATGAAGCAAACTGGCTGGAGAAGGTGGAAACAGTGAATGCGTGTGATTTCATTCTGGCTTTCTGCCCTGTCGTTTCACAAGCTGGAACTGACATTGAAGCAGCCGTGAAAAAGCTTCATGATACTTCAG CCACAAAACCTGCTGTTCTGGTGGTGCTCCATCACACGTTTGATCCAGACGATGTTGCACCAGACAGCAGCAGAGCTGTAAACACAAAGAATATAATCACCTTCGACTGTCTGTTCCATGAAGATCATGGATTACTGCAGTGCAAGAAAAATGATGACGTCTTTAAATGCATTGAAATGCAGACAAAACCATGG CCACGTGACCCAGGGGAAAGTCAGGCCAATCAGAAGATCCCTGAATACGAACGTGCTTCTG AAAAACTTGACACAGCAATTACACAATTGGAAACATTTGCAAAGGAAGAAGTTGAAAATAAAATGGAGTCACTTCGGAAGGCAG GAAAGATGAACACAAATGTACAGTTAGGGAAGAAGTACTTCATTCTTTTAACTGGAAAGACATTGAAGTCTGATGTACACTTCGTAACTCGGCTCAAAAATGAAGCAAACTGGCTGGAGAAGGTGGAAACAGTGAGTGCGTGTGATTTCATTCTGGCTTTCTGCCCTGCCGTTTCACAAGCTGGAACTGACATTGAAGCAGCCGTGAAAAAGCTTCATGATACTTCAG CCACAAAACCTGCTGTTCTGGTGGTGCTCCATCGTACGTTTGATCCAGAGTATGTCATACCAGACAGCAGCAGAGCTGTAAACACAAAGAATATAATCACCTTCGACTGTCTCTTCCATGAAGATCAGGGATTACTGCAGTGCAAGAAAAATGATGACATCTTTAAACACATTAAAATGCAGACAAAACCACCG atGCAAAAAGCAGCCATCAACTTCAAAG AATGGGGCCGTAAAATCAGGGGTAATGAACAAGGACCTTCCTCTCAG aAGCAAAAAGGATTAATGTTCTTGAAAG GATTATCCAGAAGTGACAGTAGGAATGAGCAAGGACCTTCCTCCCAG GTCACAAATCAGCAAGAAGACAAGACAGAAAAGATGCAGGCTCTGAAGACGAATGAGAATGACT TTTCTGAAGTCAGGTTGGTGGTGTTGGGGAAAAAGGACTCTGGGAAAAATTCAGCAAAAAACACCATCCTGGGCAAACAGGAGAGCAGCCAGGCTGCTGCATCTACAGCTGCATCTCAATCCACCCAGCACAGTGAGAGCGCACAGGGGGAGGTGGCTGGGAGGAAGGTGACTGTAGTCGACACTCCTGACTGGTTCTTTTCTCGACTGTCTTGGAAGAAACTAAGAGAAGATGTGGAACACTGTGTCCAACTGTCTCAGCCAGGACCTCATGCCTTCCTCCTGGTCATACCTGTAAAACATTCAGAAGAAAAAGTAGTTGATATCAAAGAGGAATTGAATGTGATGGAAGAGATTTTTGGAGAGCCCTGTTTCAGACACACCATGATACTTTTCACTATTACTGATGAAAGTCAGAAGAGTGAGAAATCAATCCAATCAGGAGACCAGAGATTTGTAGAGAAATATGGGAAAAGGTTTCACTTTCTTAACATTCAGGATAGTGGAGATGGTTCTCAGGTCTTCGAGCTGCTTGAGAAGATAAAGAAAATGGTGGATGGAAGTAGCGAGAAATTCTACAGCAATGAGATTTATCTGAAGACTCTAGTTTGGATGAGAAAGATTAAGATGAGTGAGATGCTAGAGAACCTTGATGATCCAGCAACTGAAGTGATGACAAACATGAAAGAAGAGAAGTTAAATATGGAGGCAGAGAGAAACAACATGAAGACTTCCTTGCATGAACTCTGGAGAAGTGTTTTGAGTTCTCGTATGCAAGAAGAGATTGAACAAAAGGACAGACAGAGGAAAATGAAAAGACAGCTTGAGGAAAAGGACAGTCACCTTGAGGAGAAGGACAGTCAGCTTGAGGAGAAGGACAGTCAGCTTGAGGAgaagtaa